ATCACGGTTACCAGCGGGTGCAAAGTCTCCTGCTGATTAAATGCATTGTATTGGCTTACAGAGTCAAACCGGATTAAGTCTTCCATGATCATCTAAGTTTTAAGAGCAGCTAAATTAATGGTTTTGGTGAGGTCTAAAATGATCGGGCTGGGCAAATCGGGAATATTGGTAGACAAAAGAGGAATCTGTATACTAAGTGTCAGGAGGTAAGGGCAGAACTTTGCATTTGAAAAAAGAATGCGATTATAGAAACAGTAATTGGATGACAAATTTTAACTTAAACTAATGAGCTTATGCAAGTGCAAACAACAGTAAAATCAGTTCTGAAAGTATTCATTATTGGGTTGTGCTTTTTAGTCTTTCACGTAGAATCGTCGCTGGCGCAAGGTGCTGTTGAACAACAGATCATTACACTCTCGAAAGACAAATGGCAATGGATGGCCGACAAGAATGTAGACAAACTGGCCCAGCTGTTTGATGATAAGGCGAAATTTGTCCATATGAGCGGCACCTGGAAAAAGGACGAGGAGCTTGAAATCATCAAAACCGGAAGTATTTGGTATAAGAAAGCCGATGTGCATGATGTCGCGGTAGAGGTTTTTGACGAAAACACAGCGATCATTTGGAGCCGGATTACGCTCTCCGCCATGGTACGGGGTAACGAAGCCAACACTGAATTTACGGTCACGGAAGTCTATAAAAGACAGGGCAATGATTGGAAAATGTTGGCCCTGACATTCAGCAGTGTAAGGGATACACATGTTATTAAGCATTAAGTGTTTCGACCAACACCCAAATTCCCCGACGAACAACAGCTGAGTTTACGATGCTGTTGTTTGGGAGGACTAAGATGCGTCTGGGCGAAAATTACAGATTGAGATCAAAATAATTGCTTGATTTACGGCCTGTCTGCTATTCATCCTACTTTCTCTAAATTTTCCTTAAATACGGTGACCAGTTATCGGGATTCTAACAATAGAAGAAATGGTATTAAAGATAGAATTTATATACATTTAGTGTAAAAGAAACAGCAGAACTTTACCAGTTCTATTTTCCGCCGGGCATTGCTGATATGCGTGGCGGCACTGTTAGTAATTACTGTAACAAACAACACCATCGCTGTGGCCACATACAATCTAAAAATTAACGGAAAAATCAGGCAGGTGAATGTCGATCCGGCAACACCTATGCTTTGGGTATTGCGCGATCATCTGGACCTGACCGGCACCAAATATGGTTGCGGGATCGCCCAATGTGGCGCCTGTACGGTTCATCTCGAAGGTACTGCTGTCCGTTCGTGCCAGCTGCCGGTTTCGGTCGTCGGCAAGCAGGCGATCACCACCATTGAAGGGCTTTCGACAAAAGGCGATCATCCCGTTCAGAAAGCGTGGCTCGAACATGATGTGGCGCAATGCGGCTACTGTCAGGCGGGACAAATGATGACTGCTGCTTCCCTGCTGAAAAGTAACCCAAATCCTTCCGACGAGGAGATCGAAGCCCAAATGAGCGGGAATATCTGCCGGTGTGGTACCTATCTGCGGATTAAAGAGGCTGTCAAGTCAGCGGCGAAGAAATGATCTCATCCTGAACCGAAAACAAGAACTTCACCATGAACAACAATAAAACTGCCTTGAACAGGCGCTCTTTCCTTAAAGCCTCGCTTTTGTCTGGCGGAGGAATGATGCTGACGGTTAGCTGGTTATCCAGTTTTAAGTCTGCCGACAAAATGGAGGCGCTGAACCTGCCCGAGCAATGGGCACAGCTTAATGGTTACATTCAGATTACGGCAGACAACAAGATTAAACTCATTTGTCCCAATCCTGAATTCGGGCAAAATGTGATGACTTCTTTGCCTATGATCATGGCCGAGGAATTGGATGCGGATTGGAAGAATGTCGCAGTTGAAATGGGGCCACATGATAATACGAAATTGGGGGCTCAGTTTACGGGCGGGAGTAATTCAGTGAGAATGTATTGGAAACCGCTTCGGGAAGCCGGGGCCGCCGCCCGGCAAATGCTGCGTGAAGCAGCGGCCCAGACGTGGAATGTGCCAGTCAGTGAAGTGACGACCAAAGCGGGCGTCTTGTCACATTCAAGCGGAAAATCAGCG
The genomic region above belongs to Dyadobacter pollutisoli and contains:
- a CDS encoding (2Fe-2S)-binding protein; the encoded protein is MATYNLKINGKIRQVNVDPATPMLWVLRDHLDLTGTKYGCGIAQCGACTVHLEGTAVRSCQLPVSVVGKQAITTIEGLSTKGDHPVQKAWLEHDVAQCGYCQAGQMMTAASLLKSNPNPSDEEIEAQMSGNICRCGTYLRIKEAVKSAAKK
- a CDS encoding nuclear transport factor 2 family protein, with product MQVQTTVKSVLKVFIIGLCFLVFHVESSLAQGAVEQQIITLSKDKWQWMADKNVDKLAQLFDDKAKFVHMSGTWKKDEELEIIKTGSIWYKKADVHDVAVEVFDENTAIIWSRITLSAMVRGNEANTEFTVTEVYKRQGNDWKMLALTFSSVRDTHVIKH